Proteins from a genomic interval of Paenibacillus sp. FSL R5-0623:
- a CDS encoding glycosyltransferase: MRKTRATVRYATRSNVTRRKTVLKKRKWKSRHKKGTKAYMFVIPSKQLMSQAKDGVENGAENGMSDAPSHRDVSRRPMLSVIIPAMNEEKRIGAVVREARRICRDAEVLVVVNGSTDGTATAAKRAGARVLTYVEALGHDGGRKVGAAAAYGQVLLFTDADIAIPAEHLAPYVKAVLKGTDVALNDYHGPVTHHPVHPVVEAKHMLNSILARSDLRGASMTAIPHAISRAGLEVIGISSLEVPPLAQAKAVIGGLRVRAVHHVPVGRMNAVRIKKRSGPDLLSQVVLNDHMAAIKWITDTLGPRGGYTDLKRVRNLAR; encoded by the coding sequence TTGCGTAAAACACGTGCCACAGTACGTTATGCAACTCGATCCAATGTGACACGAAGAAAAACAGTACTGAAGAAACGAAAATGGAAGTCTAGACACAAAAAGGGTACAAAGGCCTATATGTTCGTTATTCCATCCAAACAGCTGATGTCACAGGCTAAGGATGGAGTAGAGAATGGAGCGGAAAATGGCATGAGTGATGCTCCTTCACACAGGGATGTTTCTAGGCGACCGATGCTCTCGGTCATTATTCCTGCCATGAATGAGGAGAAAAGGATTGGTGCAGTTGTCCGTGAAGCGCGGCGGATATGCCGTGATGCTGAAGTGCTTGTCGTTGTGAATGGTTCAACAGACGGTACGGCTACCGCAGCCAAACGGGCTGGAGCACGAGTGCTCACGTATGTAGAAGCGCTGGGGCATGATGGAGGACGAAAAGTAGGCGCGGCAGCGGCCTATGGTCAGGTGTTGCTATTTACTGATGCAGATATCGCAATTCCCGCAGAGCACCTTGCGCCTTACGTGAAGGCTGTGCTGAAGGGAACGGATGTGGCGCTTAACGACTACCATGGGCCAGTCACTCATCATCCCGTTCATCCGGTAGTGGAGGCCAAACACATGTTGAACAGCATACTCGCAAGATCCGATCTCCGAGGAGCATCCATGACAGCTATTCCACATGCAATAAGCCGAGCAGGACTTGAGGTCATAGGGATATCCTCACTGGAAGTTCCGCCACTCGCACAAGCGAAGGCAGTGATCGGCGGACTTCGGGTACGCGCTGTTCATCACGTACCTGTGGGTAGAATGAATGCAGTACGAATCAAAAAGCGAAGCGGACCTGATCTGCTAAGTCAAGTGGTACTCAATGATCATATGGCAGCGATCAAGTGGATTACGGATACGCTCGGTCCCCGCGGAGGTTATACCGATCTGAAACGTGTTCGCAACCTAGCGAGGTAA
- a CDS encoding M4 family metallopeptidase, which translates to MKFAKVMPTILGGALLLASVSSATAAPLSDQSIPLQAPYASEEGIPLNSGTDDTIFNYLGQQEQFLNSDVKSQLKIVKRNTDTSGVRHFRLKQYIKGIPVYGAEQTVHLDQTGAVSSALGDLPPIEEQAIPNDGVAEISGEDAIRIATEEATSRIGELGAAEITPQAELNIYHHEEDGQTYLVYITEVNVLEPAPLRTKYFINAVDGSIVSQFDLINFATGTGTGVLGDTKTLTTTQSGSTFQLKDTTRGNGIQTYTANNGSSLPGSLLTDSDNVWTDRAGVDAHAHAAATYDFYKNKFNRNGINGNGLLIRSTVHYGSNYNNAFWNGAQIVFGDGDGTTFRSLSGDLDVVGHELTHGVIEYTANLEYRNEPGALNEAFADIFGNTIQSKNWLLGDDIYTPNIPGDALRSLSNPTLYGQPDKYSDRYTGTQDNGGVHINSGIINKAYYLAAQGGTHNGVTVTGIGRDKAIQIFYSTLVNYLTPTSKFAAAKTATIQAAKDLYGATSAEATAITKAYQAVGL; encoded by the coding sequence ATGAAATTTGCCAAAGTTATGCCAACAATTCTTGGAGGAGCTCTTTTGCTCGCTTCCGTATCCTCTGCTACTGCAGCTCCATTGTCTGATCAATCCATTCCACTTCAGGCCCCTTATGCCTCTGAGGAGGGTATTCCATTGAACAGTGGAACAGATGACACCATCTTTAATTACCTTGGACAGCAGGAACAATTCCTGAATTCCGATGTGAAATCCCAGCTCAAAATTGTCAAAAGAAACACAGATACATCTGGCGTAAGACACTTCCGCCTGAAACAGTATATTAAAGGTATCCCGGTATATGGTGCCGAACAGACGGTCCACCTGGACCAAACCGGAGCCGTTAGCTCCGCACTTGGCGATCTTCCACCGATTGAAGAGCAAGCCATTCCGAATGATGGTGTAGCCGAGATCAGCGGAGAAGACGCGATCCGTATTGCAACCGAAGAAGCAACCTCCCGGATCGGAGAGCTTGGTGCAGCGGAAATCACACCTCAAGCTGAATTGAACATCTACCATCATGAAGAAGATGGTCAGACGTATCTGGTTTACATTACGGAAGTAAATGTACTGGAACCTGCCCCTCTACGGACCAAATATTTCATTAACGCAGTGGATGGCAGTATCGTATCCCAGTTTGACCTCATTAACTTCGCTACTGGAACAGGTACAGGTGTGCTTGGAGATACCAAAACCCTGACAACTACCCAATCCGGCAGCACCTTCCAACTGAAAGACACCACTCGCGGCAATGGCATCCAAACGTACACGGCGAACAATGGCTCCTCACTGCCTGGTAGCTTGCTCACAGATTCGGATAATGTATGGACTGATCGTGCAGGTGTAGATGCTCACGCTCATGCGGCTGCTACGTATGATTTCTACAAAAACAAATTCAACCGTAACGGTATTAATGGTAACGGATTGTTGATCAGATCAACCGTGCACTACGGCTCCAATTACAATAATGCCTTCTGGAACGGAGCACAGATTGTCTTTGGTGACGGAGATGGAACGACGTTCCGATCCCTGTCTGGTGATCTGGATGTTGTGGGCCATGAATTGACGCATGGTGTTATTGAATATACAGCCAATCTGGAATATCGTAATGAACCAGGTGCACTCAACGAAGCCTTTGCCGATATTTTCGGTAATACGATCCAAAGCAAAAACTGGCTGCTCGGTGATGATATCTACACACCTAACATTCCAGGAGATGCGCTACGCTCCCTCTCCAACCCTACATTGTATGGTCAACCTGACAAATACAGCGATCGCTACACAGGCACACAGGACAACGGTGGTGTCCATATCAACAGTGGTATCATCAATAAAGCTTACTACCTTGCTGCTCAGGGCGGAACACATAATGGTGTGACTGTTACCGGAATCGGTCGGGATAAAGCGATCCAGATTTTCTACAGCACACTGGTGAACTACCTGACACCAACGTCCAAATTTGCCGCTGCCAAAACAGCTACCATTCAAGCAGCCAAAGATCTGTACGGAGCAACTTCCGCAGAAGCTACTGCTATTACCAAAGCGTATCAAGCTGTAGGCCTGTAA